From Lujinxingia litoralis, one genomic window encodes:
- a CDS encoding M16 family metallopeptidase, whose amino-acid sequence MEFTRYTLDNGLTVILQPTTTAPVVACNVWVGVGSADEEPFEAGLAHVHEHMLFKGTERRGVGELAREIESAGGHINAFTSFDQTCYYVVMSSRFFETGLDILSDAIRHSSFDAEELTRELEVIQEEIKRGEDNPSRMATQQLFETAYRTHPYRLPVIGTSESVDSFDRPAVHAFFKKHYVPSNMAVILAGDFELDEARTLVERYFGDFAGADYQAVQRPAEPPQTRVRASVSQRDIQQNHLRLAFHIPDACHEDMPALDVLSIILGYGDAAHLHRVIEREEELVNAIYASAYSPREAGLFFIGADFQRDPQRPETAPDHVLRRVLEETYRFAEIAPNHLDVERARTLLESQAVYGKQTIEGLAMKIGHYQMVAGDPAFEQTYYRQLRQVSPADVQRVARAYLRLDNTSIALLSPAGEEAPGEEELIAQAQRAFEQVQVEAVDAGVSTAPEDDFVRVEIPDGPTLIVQVDRSVETFSMRALTLGGLRYETPQTVGLNQILAELMTEGTEQRSSLALAREVESMAASIGGIAGRNSFGLGMTGLTRFFDQCFDVFADVLTGATLPEEEFERVRKLQLQKLRARHDQPGAVNYELFARTFFGEHPYAYPILGTEESLQALTPQMLRDYLAQRRNPAEMVLSVVGDVDVEATIAQVERYFVRPRAASMAMPAIAPAPTFSESLLVTQALDKEQAHITAGFAAPLLGSAEADALELIDAVLSGQGGRLFYELRDRQSLAYSVYASAIVGLDASAFTVRIGTSPEKIAQAVGGIRQQIERLHSEPPTADEIARAKRYLIGNHDIGLQRNNARAMTFGLDELYRLGYQRSLGYGDRISALSARDLQQVIDTYLNPDTMVVAITHPSQTPVSPDLLKR is encoded by the coding sequence GTGGAATTTACCCGATATACCCTCGACAACGGCCTGACCGTCATCCTCCAGCCCACCACGACCGCGCCGGTGGTCGCCTGCAACGTGTGGGTGGGCGTGGGCAGCGCCGATGAGGAGCCCTTTGAAGCGGGCCTGGCTCACGTCCACGAGCATATGCTCTTTAAGGGCACCGAGCGCCGGGGCGTCGGCGAGCTGGCCCGCGAGATCGAGTCGGCCGGTGGTCATATCAATGCGTTCACCTCCTTTGATCAGACCTGCTACTACGTGGTCATGAGCAGCCGCTTCTTTGAGACCGGCCTGGACATCCTCTCCGACGCCATCCGCCACTCCTCCTTCGACGCCGAGGAGCTGACCCGGGAGCTGGAGGTGATCCAGGAGGAGATCAAGCGTGGCGAGGACAACCCCTCGCGCATGGCCACCCAGCAGCTCTTTGAGACGGCGTACCGCACCCATCCCTACCGCCTGCCGGTCATCGGCACCTCGGAGTCGGTCGACTCCTTCGACCGCCCGGCGGTGCACGCCTTCTTCAAAAAGCACTACGTCCCCTCGAACATGGCCGTGATCCTGGCCGGCGACTTCGAGCTCGACGAGGCCCGGACGCTGGTCGAGCGCTACTTTGGCGACTTTGCAGGCGCGGACTACCAGGCGGTGCAACGCCCGGCCGAGCCGCCCCAGACCCGGGTACGCGCCAGCGTGAGCCAGCGCGACATTCAGCAAAACCACCTGCGCCTGGCCTTTCATATCCCCGACGCCTGCCACGAGGACATGCCGGCGCTCGACGTCCTGAGCATCATCCTGGGCTACGGCGACGCCGCGCATCTCCACCGCGTGATCGAACGCGAGGAAGAGCTGGTCAACGCCATCTACGCCAGCGCCTACAGCCCGCGCGAGGCCGGTCTCTTCTTCATCGGAGCCGACTTCCAGCGCGATCCCCAGCGCCCGGAGACCGCCCCCGATCATGTCCTGCGCCGGGTGCTTGAAGAGACCTACCGCTTCGCCGAGATCGCCCCCAACCACCTCGACGTGGAGCGCGCCCGGACCCTGCTGGAGAGCCAGGCCGTCTACGGCAAGCAGACCATTGAGGGGCTGGCCATGAAGATCGGCCACTACCAGATGGTCGCCGGCGACCCGGCCTTTGAGCAGACCTACTACCGCCAGCTTCGCCAGGTATCACCGGCCGACGTGCAGCGTGTGGCCCGCGCCTACCTGCGTCTGGACAACACCTCCATCGCCCTGCTCTCGCCAGCCGGCGAGGAGGCGCCCGGCGAAGAAGAGCTGATCGCCCAGGCGCAGCGCGCCTTTGAGCAGGTGCAGGTCGAGGCGGTGGATGCCGGCGTAAGCACGGCCCCCGAAGACGACTTCGTACGCGTGGAGATCCCCGACGGCCCCACCCTGATCGTGCAGGTCGATCGCAGCGTGGAGACCTTCTCCATGCGCGCGCTCACCCTGGGCGGACTGCGCTACGAAACGCCCCAGACGGTGGGCCTCAACCAGATTTTGGCCGAGCTGATGACCGAAGGCACCGAGCAGCGCTCCTCGCTGGCGCTGGCCCGGGAGGTCGAGTCGATGGCGGCCTCCATCGGCGGCATCGCCGGGCGCAACTCCTTTGGGCTGGGGATGACCGGGCTTACCCGCTTCTTCGATCAGTGCTTCGACGTCTTTGCCGACGTGCTCACCGGCGCCACACTGCCCGAGGAAGAGTTTGAGCGGGTGCGCAAGCTCCAGCTCCAGAAGCTGCGCGCTCGCCACGATCAACCCGGCGCGGTCAACTACGAGCTCTTCGCCCGCACCTTCTTTGGCGAGCATCCCTACGCCTACCCGATCCTGGGCACCGAAGAGAGCCTCCAGGCGCTGACCCCGCAGATGCTTCGCGACTACCTGGCCCAGCGACGCAACCCGGCCGAGATGGTGCTCTCGGTGGTGGGCGACGTCGATGTCGAAGCCACCATCGCCCAGGTCGAGCGCTACTTCGTGCGTCCGCGCGCCGCGTCGATGGCCATGCCGGCGATCGCCCCGGCCCCCACCTTCAGCGAATCTCTGCTCGTCACCCAGGCCCTGGACAAAGAGCAGGCCCATATCACCGCCGGCTTCGCCGCGCCCCTGCTGGGCAGCGCCGAGGCCGACGCCCTGGAGCTGATCGACGCGGTGCTCTCCGGCCAGGGCGGCCGCCTCTTCTACGAGCTGCGCGACCGCCAGAGCCTGGCCTACTCGGTCTACGCCAGCGCGATCGTGGGCCTGGACGCCAGCGCCTTTACCGTACGCATCGGCACCAGCCCCGAGAAGATCGCCCAGGCCGTCGGCGGCATCCGCCAGCAGATCGAACGCCTGCACAGCGAGCCGCCCACCGCCGACGAGATCGCCCGCGCCAAACGCTACCTCATCGGCAACCACGACATCGGCCTGCAGCGCAACAACGCCCGGGCCATGACCTTTGGCCTCGATGAGCTCTACCGCCTCGGGTACCAGCGCTCACTGGGCTACGGCGATCGCATCAGCGCGCTCAGCGCCAGGGATCTCCAACAGGTGATCGACACCTACCTCAACCCCGACACCATGGTCGTGGCCATCACCCACCCCTCGCAGACGCCGGTGAGCCCCGACCTGCTCAAGCGCTGA
- the hisC gene encoding histidinol-phosphate transaminase, whose amino-acid sequence MSNAHLDLRMVDVADNTSDGEAQRLRAVVQPASRIDVAPTIQALTPYEAVSSQAAIEAQPDHRTVFKLDWNESTIEPSPRVTAAIAQYLTHGRGLNWYPRLGSVELLDALSGYTGVSTDSLLVTNGSDDALHLICSTYLDRGDDVVIPVPTYNHFMVFAQSRGANVITVRGETAFDTNLEGIRAQMTRRTRLLYLVSPNNPTGMVFDPEVVAAFCRDFPETLVVLDEAYFEFSQVTGVELVRQFDNLIVTRTFSKAFGLAGLRVGYLAASPELVDGLRRIYNPKSVNSLGQIGAIAALGDLDYLNRFLAQVRESKEMLGRFFEERGVEAYITSANFVVVRVDDIVKTLDELESRGVYVRDRSSYPGLEGCLRMSVGTVEQTGRLLERISDVF is encoded by the coding sequence ATGTCGAATGCCCATTTGGACTTGCGCATGGTGGACGTAGCGGACAACACGAGTGATGGCGAGGCGCAGCGGTTGAGAGCAGTGGTGCAGCCTGCGTCCCGTATTGATGTCGCTCCCACCATTCAGGCACTGACCCCTTATGAGGCGGTCAGCAGCCAGGCGGCGATTGAGGCGCAACCGGACCATCGCACGGTATTTAAGCTCGACTGGAACGAGTCGACCATTGAGCCGAGCCCCCGGGTCACCGCGGCCATCGCTCAGTACCTGACCCATGGTCGGGGACTGAACTGGTACCCGCGTCTGGGGAGCGTGGAGCTGCTTGATGCGCTCTCGGGCTACACCGGCGTGAGTACCGATTCGTTGCTGGTGACCAACGGAAGCGACGACGCGCTGCACCTGATCTGCTCGACCTACCTGGATCGGGGCGACGATGTGGTCATTCCGGTGCCGACCTACAATCACTTTATGGTGTTCGCGCAGAGTCGCGGCGCCAATGTGATTACCGTGCGCGGGGAAACGGCCTTTGACACCAACCTCGAAGGCATCCGGGCGCAGATGACTCGCCGCACCCGTTTGCTTTATCTGGTCAGCCCCAACAACCCCACCGGGATGGTGTTTGACCCGGAAGTGGTGGCCGCGTTCTGCCGGGATTTCCCCGAAACGCTGGTGGTGCTCGATGAAGCCTATTTTGAGTTCAGTCAGGTCACCGGTGTGGAGCTGGTGCGTCAGTTCGACAACCTGATTGTGACGCGCACCTTCTCCAAAGCTTTTGGTCTGGCCGGGCTGCGGGTGGGTTATCTGGCGGCGTCGCCGGAGCTGGTCGATGGCTTGCGCCGAATCTACAACCCCAAGAGCGTGAACTCGCTGGGGCAGATCGGGGCGATCGCGGCGCTGGGAGACCTCGACTACCTCAACCGCTTCCTGGCGCAGGTGCGCGAGTCCAAAGAGATGCTCGGGCGCTTCTTTGAGGAGCGCGGGGTCGAGGCTTACATCACGTCGGCTAACTTCGTGGTGGTACGGGTCGACGATATCGTCAAAACCCTCGACGAGCTGGAGTCACGCGGGGTCTACGTGCGTGATCGCTCCAGCTACCCGGGCCTGGAAGGCTGCCTGCGCATGTCGGTGGGGACTGTGGAGCAGACCGGACGCCTGCTGGAGCGCATCAGCGACGTGTTCTAA
- a CDS encoding DUF4388 domain-containing protein: MNRSQTGGYVLKFISGKYQGGEFPLELDSEIEIGRGSELDMVLVEDMVSRRHARITSYGGELMIEDFGSTNGTFVNGEKVAKSRIKEGDRILIGTNIIKLVHRDSGTDDTGPELHSPVAGDDHHSPTVPPVQPNRTMASPAVNRTMGGSLTGSISGLIEEVPLPDLLQLFSTSRKSGVLVIMGQDIGKIYLRQGRVYFATINDDHDLDPYKAFYRLIAWREGTFSLEQPTDESFENEVDESIESLMMEGMRILDEIQNLGPDVPDIHAGLSIPTPLIAPLRELSPEQLDTFQLVLNNRSVSMVLNKSAHGDLETMQGLLHLIRNDYVSADR, translated from the coding sequence TTGAATCGTTCCCAAACAGGCGGCTACGTCCTGAAGTTCATCTCTGGCAAGTACCAGGGTGGTGAATTTCCGCTCGAACTGGACTCCGAGATCGAGATCGGACGCGGCAGCGAGCTCGACATGGTCCTGGTCGAGGATATGGTCTCGCGTCGCCACGCGCGCATTACCAGTTATGGTGGTGAGCTGATGATCGAGGACTTCGGCTCCACCAATGGCACCTTTGTCAATGGTGAGAAAGTCGCGAAGTCCCGCATCAAAGAGGGTGATCGCATCCTCATCGGCACCAACATCATCAAACTGGTCCATCGCGACAGCGGCACCGACGATACCGGTCCTGAGTTGCACTCGCCGGTGGCCGGCGACGATCATCACTCCCCGACCGTGCCCCCGGTCCAGCCCAACCGCACCATGGCCAGTCCGGCGGTCAACCGCACCATGGGAGGCTCCCTCACCGGCTCGATCTCCGGGCTTATCGAAGAAGTCCCCCTTCCCGACCTGCTCCAGCTCTTCAGCACCAGCCGCAAATCCGGCGTGCTGGTGATCATGGGCCAGGACATCGGCAAGATCTACCTGCGCCAGGGCCGCGTCTACTTCGCGACCATCAACGACGATCACGACCTCGATCCCTACAAAGCCTTCTACCGCCTGATCGCCTGGCGCGAGGGCACCTTCTCGTTGGAACAACCCACCGACGAGAGCTTCGAAAACGAAGTCGATGAGTCGATCGAATCGCTGATGATGGAGGGGATGCGCATCCTCGACGAGATCCAGAACCTGGGTCCCGACGTCCCCGACATTCACGCCGGCCTCTCCATCCCCACCCCGCTTATTGCTCCCCTGCGTGAGCTGAGCCCCGAGCAGCTCGACACCTTCCAACTGGTGCTCAATAACCGCTCGGTCTCCATGGTGCTCAACAAGAGCGCGCACGGCGATCTCGAAACGATGCAGGGACTCCTGCACCTGATCCGTAACGATTATGTGAGCGCCGACAGATGA
- the dnaB gene encoding replicative DNA helicase, producing the protein MSQGPLRVPPHNEDAERSVLGAILLDNRVLDELSGTLKSEDFYRESHRHIFRAMAALHQRSEPIDVLTLADFLSAEDNLEPAGGATYLTRLSGEVPSAANVGQYSAIVRRKSALRQFISTADELVGDCYNDVNDVEAFMDDAEQRLFSITQSGQKRGYTSMREVVKSAFSQIEALYQKSETITGVPSGFIDLDEITAGWQPSDLIIVAARPAMGKTSFTLNMTAHASIMRKVPTVFFSLEMSNEQLAIRMLCSEARINQSNLRRGSMTEQEWARLIKAAGTLSESKIFLDDTPGLSIMEFRSKCRRLKAEHDIGMIFVDYLQLMSGSQRSKSASREQEISEISRGLKGVAKELNVPIIALAQLNRGVEQRADKRPMMSDLRESGAIEQDADLIGFIYRDEVYYPESEAKGLAEFIIGKHRNGSIGTVHMRFFGPYTRFENLAPEDAARVASIAAANAE; encoded by the coding sequence ATGAGCCAGGGCCCCTTAAGGGTGCCTCCCCACAACGAGGACGCTGAGCGTAGCGTGCTCGGCGCGATTCTGCTCGATAACCGCGTCCTCGATGAGCTCTCCGGCACCCTCAAGTCGGAGGACTTCTATCGGGAGTCGCACCGCCACATCTTCCGCGCGATGGCCGCGCTCCACCAGCGATCTGAGCCCATTGATGTGCTCACCCTCGCCGACTTCTTAAGCGCCGAGGATAACCTGGAGCCCGCCGGGGGCGCGACCTACCTGACGCGCCTCTCCGGCGAGGTCCCCTCGGCGGCCAACGTCGGCCAGTACTCGGCGATCGTGCGGCGCAAGTCTGCCCTGCGTCAGTTCATCTCCACGGCCGATGAACTCGTCGGCGACTGCTACAACGACGTCAACGACGTTGAAGCCTTCATGGATGATGCCGAGCAGCGCCTCTTCTCCATCACCCAGTCCGGTCAGAAGCGCGGCTACACCTCCATGCGCGAGGTGGTCAAAAGCGCGTTCTCCCAGATCGAGGCCCTCTACCAGAAAAGCGAGACCATCACCGGGGTGCCCAGCGGCTTTATCGACCTCGATGAGATCACCGCCGGCTGGCAGCCCTCCGACCTGATCATCGTGGCCGCTCGTCCGGCCATGGGTAAGACCAGTTTCACGCTCAACATGACCGCCCATGCCTCGATCATGCGCAAGGTCCCCACGGTCTTCTTCAGCCTGGAGATGAGCAACGAGCAGCTCGCCATTCGTATGCTCTGTAGTGAGGCGCGCATCAACCAGTCCAACCTGCGCCGCGGCTCCATGACCGAGCAGGAGTGGGCCCGACTGATCAAGGCCGCCGGGACCCTCTCCGAATCGAAGATCTTCCTCGATGACACCCCGGGCCTCTCGATCATGGAGTTCCGCTCCAAATGCCGCCGGCTCAAAGCCGAGCATGACATCGGCATGATCTTCGTCGACTACCTCCAGCTGATGTCCGGTTCCCAGCGCAGTAAGTCCGCCTCCCGCGAACAGGAGATCAGTGAGATCTCGCGTGGACTCAAGGGCGTGGCCAAAGAACTCAACGTCCCCATCATCGCCCTGGCCCAGCTCAACCGCGGCGTGGAGCAGCGCGCCGATAAACGCCCCATGATGAGCGACCTCCGTGAATCCGGCGCCATCGAGCAGGACGCCGACCTCATCGGGTTCATCTACCGCGACGAAGTCTATTACCCGGAGTCCGAAGCCAAGGGGCTGGCGGAGTTTATCATCGGCAAGCACCGTAACGGCTCGATCGGCACCGTGCACATGCGCTTCTTCGGGCCCTACACCCGCTTTGAAAACCTGGCGCCGGAAGACGCCGCGCGGGTGGCCTCGATCGCCGCGGCCAACGCCGAATAG
- a CDS encoding peptidoglycan recognition protein family protein has protein sequence MMKRVAAGWMMGAMVAMLGAGACAPEPESAPGGEFQEAQALEGGVGGEVEGLEEDHSNHSSIVFSTPEAIARVFDQDRNRARLEYPDAFRQVGWMVDADELAGMEYRVERADGSTSAWEPVEVYWNEGRMFNARVRLAEAVHVIELRGFEGISFAEVEFFEEVVAPDEIQRAERPDAPGEIGTTRQAVAPRSLVIPRSEWGAINPDKICGDVVAPYRASIHHTYLPANDGGDAGARMRQMQSYHINTQGWCDIGYHFVISQAGNIYQGRSRSDRPGAHVGYQNSGNVGISYIADFTTQIPSQTQLQAGASILRWVHETHGVPLNRTAVKGHREWPGQSTSCPGDNMMNRLDTLLQMTLDLIDPPAPDNLKVALSAKMQGGDNFVAQGSSAGVDDALPGDRVSAEILLSNDADRVLRGVRLGYAFDEQGLTPVSYVIESDHPAGDQSSWSVNDATDAAGNPARDQMGTSGELIMNAFSSGESKRVVVEFEVSDYSFGLVPFGGVRAWVSEIEDVYAQSSFGAAPTLNRTAGILEAAEGLDLFDHDAWFFEGPQGEDVEGWSASGIEAFDSFQLNTSHGLLAQHLTGEGASITSPGWTTIDADRFGEVVIRARSHDGAHLKALGWIRDGESYAAARQVLFEAPGDGEYHDLVVDLSGHPQWSGEVRGLRVELLHGESPVDGESGWYDVDHIYVQDRASGTTSTAYAPVVDVAPVVIVSGGEGEAGEDGTPDEQTPGLGANDGDGRNVRTASGCATTGRSGGEAPLAALVALVGWVFARRRRHLV, from the coding sequence ATGATGAAGCGCGTGGCGGCAGGTTGGATGATGGGAGCGATGGTGGCGATGCTGGGAGCCGGGGCCTGCGCCCCGGAGCCCGAGTCAGCCCCGGGCGGCGAGTTTCAGGAGGCTCAGGCGCTCGAAGGTGGCGTCGGTGGGGAGGTGGAGGGGCTGGAGGAGGATCACAGCAATCACAGCTCGATCGTGTTCTCCACCCCCGAGGCCATCGCTCGCGTCTTTGACCAGGATCGCAACCGGGCTCGCCTGGAGTATCCGGACGCGTTTCGCCAGGTGGGCTGGATGGTGGATGCCGACGAGCTGGCCGGCATGGAGTACCGCGTGGAGCGGGCCGACGGCAGCACCTCGGCCTGGGAGCCGGTGGAGGTCTACTGGAACGAGGGGCGGATGTTCAACGCCCGGGTACGTCTGGCGGAGGCGGTCCACGTCATTGAGCTGCGCGGCTTTGAAGGCATCAGCTTTGCCGAGGTTGAGTTTTTTGAGGAGGTCGTGGCGCCCGACGAGATTCAGCGGGCCGAGCGCCCGGACGCTCCCGGTGAGATCGGGACCACCCGTCAGGCGGTGGCCCCGCGCAGCCTGGTGATTCCCCGCTCAGAGTGGGGCGCGATTAACCCTGATAAGATCTGCGGCGACGTGGTGGCGCCCTATCGCGCGAGCATTCACCACACCTATTTGCCCGCCAACGATGGCGGCGACGCTGGCGCGCGCATGCGCCAGATGCAGAGCTATCACATCAACACCCAGGGGTGGTGCGACATCGGCTACCACTTTGTCATCAGCCAGGCGGGCAACATCTACCAGGGGCGCTCGCGCTCCGATCGCCCCGGGGCCCATGTGGGGTATCAGAACTCCGGTAACGTGGGCATCAGCTACATCGCGGATTTCACCACCCAGATCCCCTCGCAGACCCAGCTTCAGGCCGGCGCGAGCATCTTGCGCTGGGTGCACGAGACGCACGGGGTGCCCTTGAACCGCACCGCCGTTAAGGGGCATCGCGAGTGGCCCGGCCAGAGCACGAGCTGCCCGGGCGACAACATGATGAATCGACTCGACACCCTGCTGCAGATGACGCTGGATCTGATCGACCCGCCGGCTCCCGACAACCTGAAGGTCGCGCTGAGCGCGAAGATGCAGGGGGGCGATAATTTTGTGGCGCAGGGCTCCAGCGCCGGCGTCGACGACGCGCTGCCCGGTGACCGCGTCTCGGCCGAGATCCTGCTGAGTAACGATGCCGACCGGGTCTTGCGCGGGGTGCGCCTGGGGTACGCCTTTGATGAGCAGGGGCTGACGCCGGTGAGTTACGTCATCGAGAGCGATCATCCCGCCGGCGATCAGAGCAGCTGGTCGGTCAACGATGCCACCGACGCCGCGGGCAACCCGGCCCGCGATCAGATGGGGACTTCCGGAGAGCTGATCATGAACGCGTTCTCCAGCGGGGAGTCCAAGCGGGTGGTCGTGGAGTTTGAGGTCAGCGACTACAGCTTTGGACTGGTGCCCTTTGGCGGCGTGCGGGCCTGGGTGAGCGAGATCGAAGACGTGTACGCCCAGAGCTCCTTTGGGGCGGCTCCCACCCTGAATCGCACCGCGGGCATCCTGGAGGCCGCCGAGGGGCTCGATCTCTTTGATCATGATGCCTGGTTCTTCGAAGGCCCCCAGGGCGAAGATGTCGAGGGGTGGTCGGCCTCCGGGATCGAGGCGTTTGATAGCTTTCAACTCAATACCTCCCACGGCCTGCTGGCGCAGCATCTGACCGGGGAAGGGGCGTCCATTACCTCGCCAGGCTGGACGACGATCGATGCCGATCGCTTCGGGGAGGTGGTCATTCGCGCCCGCTCTCACGACGGGGCGCATCTCAAGGCGTTGGGGTGGATCCGCGATGGCGAGTCCTACGCGGCGGCGCGTCAGGTGCTCTTTGAGGCGCCCGGTGATGGGGAGTACCACGATCTGGTGGTCGATCTGAGCGGGCATCCGCAGTGGTCCGGGGAGGTCCGCGGACTGCGCGTGGAGCTGCTCCATGGGGAGTCTCCCGTGGACGGAGAGAGCGGCTGGTACGATGTGGACCACATCTACGTGCAGGATCGCGCCAGCGGGACGACGTCCACGGCCTATGCGCCGGTGGTGGATGTGGCGCCGGTGGTGATCGTGTCGGGAGGAGAGGGGGAGGCTGGCGAGGATGGTACGCCGGACGAGCAGACGCCGGGGCTGGGAGCCAACGATGGTGATGGGCGCAATGTGCGCACGGCCTCCGGGTGTGCGACCACGGGACGGTCCGGTGGAGAGGCGCCGCTGGCCGCGCTGGTCGCGCTCGTTGGCTGGGTGTTTGCCCGGCGTCGGCGGCACCTGGTCTGA